The genomic segment CGGCGTGACCCCGAGCGCATCCGACTTGGCAAGATAATCATGCGCGAGAGAGCCGATGCGCGAGATGCTGAATTTCCCGATGCGGTCATCACCGGATGGATCCTTCATGAAGTCGAGATAGACCTCGCGCCCGCGAACATGGCGTTCGATATACACGGCGATATCGATAGTCGATGAGCCGCGGTCTGTTATTTTCTTCGCATCGAACGGCCATTGATAGCCTTTGAGAAATATCGCCTCGGAGAGCGCTTCGACGGAATCGAAATAGTTGTTGAGGAATTCACGTTCGGTGCCGCTGGCATCGATGGAAACATAGCGGGGCATCACCTGCTGATAGCTTCCGGAAAGGTTCCAGCGGAATTTCGTCGAACCGAGCCCGTACTGCCATTCGCTCATGTTCTGGAAACGCACGCCTTCCGCGGCAAGCACGCCGGATGCGCCGAACTGCGACAATGGATAGACCGAATTCGCATACATGCCCGCGGGTCCCCCGGTAGCGAAGACGATGTTCTTCGCGCAGTGTACCGTGGGGGCGGTCTTCTTCTTCAGCGAGAGCACCCCGAAGGCCGTGTTCGACCGCGCGTCGGTGAGAAGCTTTATCACGCGGGTATGATCGATGATGCGTATCTTCCGCTTTGCTGTTTCGCGCTCAAGGCATTCGGTCATCACTTTCGATGTGTAGGGACCGATGGATGATGCCCGTTCGCGCGGGTCATGGTCGGTCTTGTATCCGGCATATTCGCCGAAGCGGTTGAACGGAAAACGTACGCCGATCGATGTCAGATGAAAGAATTCCGCGAGCGATTGGGATGCCTCGCAGAGCGCGGTGTCGCCATCCATAGCCCCGCCGGCAAAAAGCGTCTCCGCCATGCGCCGTGCGCTGTCGTCAGCCGTGCCGCCGACAGATATCTTGTAATAGGTCTGCTTATCGCTCCCGGTGTTGCGCGAAGTTCCCATGCGGCGTCCTTCAGTGACGATCGCAATGTCGGTCACGCCGAGATCGTAGAGGTGCACCGCGCAGTTGTATGCCGCCGCACCGCTGCCGATGATGAGCGCATCATAGCCATGCGTGTCGACAGCTATGGTCTTGCCGAAGAGCTTCATTTCGATATCGTTCTCATCAGTCCTTTATAATACTCATCATACATGATACACCCGTCATTCACCTGCGCAAGCATGAGCTTGGTGCAGCCTGAGCATGCGGTGCAGTAATTCACATTCTCTCCGCGCTTCACCTTGTCCGGGAAGAGCGGATCGGCGAATGACTGTCTGCCCCATCCGGCGAAGTCCGTGTAGCCCTTGGATATCATCTCCTCGGCAAGCGTGAGCGAATCCGCTTTTGGGAACGAATATGCCGAACCGAATACGGCGAGCGGGAGTTTCAGTTCTTTTACCGCTTTCGTGTAGCGCAGGTGATGGAGCTGCAGATGCTTCGACGGCGCGGTGGGCCGCGTGATGTCCGGCGTCGCAGCGGGAATGCCGGCGGAAACGTTCACATAGTGCATGCCGAGCTTTGCCATAAGACGTATCACATCGAACATCTCCGAGAGATCCTCGACGATCTCATCCTTGCCGACGGTACCGCAGCCGCCGCGTATCCCTTCATAGAGCGACAATCGCGAGCCGAGAACGAATGAGCGGTTGTGTATTTTCGCCTTCATCTCCTCAACGCTCTCGCGGAGGAATCGCGTGCGGTTCTCGAAACCCCCTCCCCACGTGTCCGTGCGTGTATTCGCCGGGCGAAGCATTTCCGCGCCGAAATAACCGTGGCACGATTTCACATCCACACCGTCAGCACCCGCGGCCTCGGCGATGAGCACGCCCTCGACGAAAGCCTCACGTATCGACTCTATTTCGTCGGCGGAGAGGTAGCGCGCGTCTTTCTCGTGCTCCGGGCATATCGCGGTCTTTTCCGAGAATGAACCGCTGCGATAGCCGGAATGCGTTATCTGAAAGAGGAGGATCGAATCCGGATCGATACGCTTGTATTCATCGACGAGCCTTTTGTACGCATCGAGATGTTTCCTCTGTATCACCATGCCGTTCTTACGGGCAAGCGATGTTTCGCTCACCGAGAGTGCCTCGACAATGACGACACCCCATTTCCCGCGTGCAAGTTTGCGATAGCGTTCACGCGCGCGTTCGCCGGGAACGCCGTTCTCACC from the Spirochaetota bacterium genome contains:
- a CDS encoding FAD-binding protein, with the protein product MKLFGKTIAVDTHGYDALIIGSGAAAYNCAVHLYDLGVTDIAIVTEGRRMGTSRNTGSDKQTYYKISVGGTADDSARRMAETLFAGGAMDGDTALCEASQSLAEFFHLTSIGVRFPFNRFGEYAGYKTDHDPRERASSIGPYTSKVMTECLERETAKRKIRIIDHTRVIKLLTDARSNTAFGVLSLKKKTAPTVHCAKNIVFATGGPAGMYANSVYPLSQFGASGVLAAEGVRFQNMSEWQYGLGSTKFRWNLSGSYQQVMPRYVSIDASGTEREFLNNYFDSVEALSEAIFLKGYQWPFDAKKITDRGSSTIDIAVYIERHVRGREVYLDFMKDPSGDDRIGKFSISRIGSLAHDYLAKSDALGVTPLARLKALNPRSYELYRDHHIDLAKDYLAMDVLAQHHNGGVAVDHWWRTSLKHLFAVGECAGTHGVYRPGGAALNAGQVGGLRAASFIAGTIKNDNPVLKKRTSISELIKKNIAALKVSGSMGFDASIAIDIQKKNSLYLSFIRSRSEIGSHLSELAAKERTLLDTKVSPENAYAYFRTRELIALSRMLAASIIEYMDNGGVSRSGYVLVNDRTRIHDVLAESAKPDPRADTVQETSYGSEINVSTRPRRPIPEANAWFESVWREFDNGTVFQ